In Hippoglossus stenolepis isolate QCI-W04-F060 chromosome 20, HSTE1.2, whole genome shotgun sequence, the following are encoded in one genomic region:
- the tmem18 gene encoding transmembrane protein 18, with product MAELKSEKNISSIPIDGFSHLRITSIWTFLMSVQWSEPWLVGLLLFHAVCLCVTVVTCRFYRAQICHFLLMVGLVYSAEQLNELAAMNWRSFSDFQYFDSKGMFISLVYSIPLLLNTVLIVMLWVYRTFSTMTELKILQLKRKARREKRDKTD from the exons ATGGCGGAGCTGAAATCGGAGAAGAACATCAGCTCCATCCCCATCGACGGCTTCAGCCATTTAAGAATCACATCGATATGGACGTTCCTCATGTCT GTGCAGTGGTCGGAGCCCTGGCTCGTCGGGCTCCTGTTGTTTCacgctgtgtgtctgtgtgtgacggTGGTGACCTGCAGATTCTACAGAGCTCAGATCTGTCACTTTCTGCTCATGG TGGGCCTGGTGTACAGCGCTGAACAACTGAATGAGCTGGCAGCTATGAACTGGAG GTCTTTTTCTGATTTCCAGTACTTCGATTCAAAGGGCATGTTCATATCGTTGGTTTACTCGATTCCTCTGCTGCTCAACACAGTCCTCATTGTG ATGCTGTGGGTGTACAGGACCTTTTCCACTATGACTGAACTCAAGATACTCCAGCTGAAGCGAAAGGCgcgcagagagaagagagacaagaCTGACTGA